A window from Kovacikia minuta CCNUW1 encodes these proteins:
- a CDS encoding helix-turn-helix domain-containing protein, whose translation MNPRPLTDREQHLIDRYSYCQLGMTPQTFYAKWHVSQEAIAAICSRSTSTVRCWFRRGRSYRRPTPTDLRHLALMDFLLDHFEQIPPDLSLALCPPRQDKTEV comes from the coding sequence ATGAATCCTCGCCCTTTGACTGATCGAGAGCAGCACCTGATTGACCGCTACAGCTATTGCCAACTTGGCATGACACCCCAGACCTTTTATGCCAAGTGGCACGTCAGTCAGGAAGCGATCGCCGCCATCTGTTCTCGCTCCACTTCTACCGTGCGCTGCTGGTTCCGTCGCGGTCGTAGCTATCGTCGCCCCACGCCCACTGATTTGCGCCACCTGGCTCTCATGGATTTCCTGCTTGACCATTTTGAGCAAATCCCCCCAGATCTCTCGCTCGCACTCTGCCCACCCAGGCAGGACAAAACAGAAGTCTAA
- the cas6 gene encoding CRISPR system precrRNA processing endoribonuclease RAMP protein Cas6, with the protein MERTILLPHLDSTALQTLVIQLSAADNGNLPSCCGRAIHAQVLEWFRSGDPEVSEAIHKSQQSPLSLSDLVGEQRWKTVQEGHEFHFRIGLLNGDLLKPLLKGLEQWGDKPISLAQFPFVIRSIDMMPGTNPGIDSSTYPLIAQSAPTSRTLTLKFLSPTSFKLNSGQHIQPIPLPEAVFGSLHRRWNTFAPKDLRFPKIQWDGLICDYELKTQKLRMENSAELGFVGWVKYQFPDPEQSRVATVLSHFSLFAGVGRKTAMGMGQTVFER; encoded by the coding sequence ATGGAGCGAACAATCTTGTTGCCACACCTTGATTCCACAGCCTTGCAAACGTTGGTGATTCAACTGAGCGCTGCGGATAACGGGAATTTGCCTTCATGCTGTGGTCGAGCGATTCATGCTCAGGTTCTGGAGTGGTTCCGTTCAGGTGATCCAGAAGTTTCCGAGGCAATTCACAAAAGTCAGCAATCTCCCCTAAGCCTCTCAGATTTGGTTGGAGAACAACGTTGGAAGACCGTGCAGGAAGGTCACGAATTCCACTTTCGGATTGGGCTATTAAACGGAGATTTGCTGAAACCTCTATTAAAAGGATTGGAGCAGTGGGGAGACAAACCAATTTCTCTGGCTCAGTTTCCTTTTGTAATCAGAAGTATTGATATGATGCCAGGAACAAACCCAGGGATTGATTCCTCAACCTATCCCCTGATTGCTCAGTCTGCTCCAACATCACGAACGCTAACGCTAAAGTTTCTATCGCCTACCAGCTTTAAGCTCAACAGTGGGCAACATATTCAGCCAATCCCACTACCGGAAGCAGTTTTTGGTAGCTTACACCGTCGCTGGAATACTTTTGCTCCCAAAGACTTACGATTTCCCAAAATTCAGTGGGATGGATTGATCTGTGATTATGAACTGAAAACCCAGAAACTAAGAATGGAAAACTCCGCTGAATTAGGGTTTGTTGGCTGGGTCAAGTATCAATTTCCTGACCCAGAACAAAGCAGAGTCGCAACCGTTCTATCCCATTTCTCTTTGTTTGCCGGTGTCGGACGTAAAACAGCGATGGGAATGGGACAAACTGTTTTTGAAAGGTAA
- the cas5d gene encoding type I-D CRISPR-associated protein Cas5/Csc1 — MILYLCHLTLHDNVFFASREMGTLYETEKYLHNWALSYALFESTYIPRPYRLEGAIAQRPGYLEPDNEQNLLHLNQQGIYVFPAQPLQWSYQVITFNVSQAFYHQKSRQSGGEGGDLNYPISYGRAKELAVGSKYRTYTIAPAKTPIPRWIRLGKWAAKIRVETTLIPESGIQQASGEYISEHPLNPIDLPQATQLLLYNRIVMPPASLVSQAKLSGDYWEISKPDEWTELPGWSGLKDLPQTICLPRGVAYGANNLVATP, encoded by the coding sequence ATGATTCTCTATCTTTGCCATCTGACCCTCCATGACAACGTCTTCTTTGCCTCGCGTGAGATGGGAACTCTCTACGAAACGGAGAAATACCTGCACAACTGGGCACTCAGCTATGCCCTGTTTGAGAGTACCTATATACCCAGACCTTATCGCTTGGAAGGAGCGATCGCTCAACGTCCTGGATATCTGGAACCCGACAACGAACAAAACTTGTTGCATCTGAATCAGCAAGGAATTTACGTTTTTCCCGCCCAACCTCTTCAGTGGTCGTATCAGGTCATCACATTCAACGTGTCCCAAGCCTTCTATCACCAGAAATCAAGGCAGTCTGGAGGGGAAGGAGGCGATCTCAATTACCCAATCAGCTATGGACGTGCGAAAGAACTCGCAGTTGGTAGTAAGTACAGAACCTACACCATAGCTCCTGCAAAAACGCCAATTCCTCGCTGGATACGATTAGGCAAATGGGCAGCCAAGATTCGGGTCGAGACTACTCTCATTCCTGAAAGTGGAATCCAACAGGCTTCGGGCGAATATATTTCTGAGCATCCCCTCAATCCGATTGATCTCCCCCAGGCAACCCAATTATTGTTGTACAACCGAATTGTCATGCCACCTGCCAGTTTGGTGAGTCAGGCAAAGTTGTCAGGTGACTACTGGGAAATTTCTAAACCAGATGAATGGACTGAATTGCCTGGATGGTCAGGTTTAAAGGATTTGCCCCAAACAATTTGCCTGCCTAGAGGAGTTGCTTATGGAGCGAACAATCTTGTTGCCACACCTTGA
- the cas7d gene encoding type I-D CRISPR-associated protein Cas7/Csc2, producing MSVLEKLKPQFHPAFPRLASGKYVHFFLVRHSQSFPVFQTDGVLNTARTQAGLDSEDEKSGQSISRLVMFKRKQVTPERLAGRELLRSLGLTSAVEGEGGFCEYNSQKACKKCPDCILYGFGIGDKGSERSKVYSDSAFSLSPYETSHRSFTFNAPSENGTMSEKGEMRSAINNLDHVLPEVTFPSVETLRDPTFEGFIYVLGNLLRTRRYGGQESRTGTMTNHIVGIAFCDGEIFSNLYFTQAIYDVLQAKGETRVPIGNLQREAAMVAENCLKQEPVRSTIIVEAELGGLLEEVIGVYQDEANLRAIMTTLYQQTQTYSEAYGALFPEKKKEEKKKAKQGSSS from the coding sequence ATGAGTGTGCTGGAAAAACTGAAGCCTCAATTTCATCCTGCTTTTCCCCGCTTGGCTTCGGGGAAGTATGTTCACTTTTTTCTAGTGCGTCACAGTCAGTCTTTCCCGGTCTTTCAAACGGATGGTGTGCTCAATACGGCTCGAACTCAAGCAGGCTTGGACTCTGAGGATGAGAAATCTGGGCAATCAATCAGCCGATTGGTCATGTTCAAGCGCAAACAGGTGACACCTGAACGATTAGCTGGAAGGGAACTGCTGCGATCACTGGGATTGACCAGCGCAGTGGAAGGTGAAGGAGGTTTTTGCGAATACAACAGTCAGAAAGCGTGCAAGAAATGTCCAGATTGTATCCTCTATGGATTTGGCATCGGAGATAAAGGATCGGAACGCTCTAAAGTGTACTCAGACTCGGCTTTCTCACTCAGTCCTTATGAAACTTCCCATCGCAGTTTCACCTTCAATGCTCCTTCTGAAAATGGCACCATGAGCGAAAAGGGGGAAATGCGAAGTGCAATCAACAACCTGGATCACGTCCTACCTGAAGTGACGTTCCCCAGTGTCGAAACGCTGCGTGACCCAACGTTTGAAGGATTTATTTATGTGCTGGGCAACCTGCTTCGTACCCGTCGCTATGGAGGGCAAGAATCGCGAACCGGGACGATGACCAATCACATCGTTGGCATTGCCTTCTGTGATGGTGAAATCTTCAGCAATCTATATTTCACTCAAGCAATCTATGATGTCTTGCAAGCAAAAGGTGAAACTCGCGTACCCATTGGGAACCTTCAGCGGGAAGCAGCAATGGTGGCAGAAAATTGTTTAAAGCAGGAGCCAGTTCGCAGCACCATAATCGTTGAGGCTGAACTAGGTGGTTTGTTGGAGGAAGTGATTGGCGTTTATCAGGATGAGGCGAACCTCCGAGCAATTATGACTACGCTTTACCAGCAGACCCAGACCTATTCCGAAGCCTATGGAGCACTTTTCCCTGAGAAGAAAAAAGAAGAGAAGAAAAAAGCAAAGCAAGGATCTTCTAGTTGA
- the cas10d gene encoding type I-D CRISPR-associated protein Cas10d/Csc3, translated as MTTLLQTLLLQTLPPDLDPVLLAYIKTVLPAVEEPGMISALNGLLTTWNLLPLLNSKFALSDDEKRLLCLGFTFQGYGHPCQSRTFELDTFWAEWREYLPEINYLAQITQQTVGKNSALARKTAYKIPERRLKLPLHQLLSLGTIAAQLTDPADIVTKPAGDRLREHLKALGIDRTLTYHRLRNCTGLLTNSIHNAVLHFTEKLDWQPLLFFAQGVVYLVPSDSELPDRSKVQAFLWEQISGSLATRMLNGKIGCKRAGQGLKVAPQALELIPPAQLIQNLPGVVAVTVKNETDPATLKRLARLDLRPTEREFLARGADLRSDLIAEFVIFLQKEFFGNNPEFITQVLDQLAIRLAITPEQTQVRTGGFYWGWYHAAAYYVASNPHLESEDVTAKLQDLANQLVTWAEEKKLLPVRSSSTREGFDRYLTQHLELPGWDNPEPSFQQELATYIAAKTKAAKQPICSLSSGEFASEEQMDSVVLFKPQQYSNKNPLGGRQLKRGISKIWSLEMLLRQAFWPIPAGKLEERQPIFLYLFPAFVHAPQVTKAIRLLVNQLKRVNLWEIRRFWQEQGMDSNALRFYPWLRDNPNPDENDKRDLPFIAVTYTTTNGKTTTDAWVEPAFLAIALPLLLGMKVVATASPVPLYNSSSEFSAKAQVDGPPSFWHLLGLPTSMHLEEEIQGQGKHLSDWLDRLLIAYSIHLDCQAKPPKTHWQAFPGTVQAISTNITAIFSLAHSHFQSLFDEKVQQYWQFAQIWATGDLEMEQQLELTQRLVQEYRTFYRVHVAKSTHAIVLPLSKVLEDILSTPSDLPFEDMLLQISGRLHDALRRQEPYERPLIMDQSLSFEIRVNNEIQAVHQFVKTCIKDLFLGQYKGDRALLQEHRNRIKSGAEFAYRLQAMQEPKSKTKKQEIEGAQR; from the coding sequence ATGACAACCCTTCTCCAAACCCTTCTCCTCCAAACGCTACCCCCTGATCTCGATCCAGTGCTTCTTGCCTATATCAAGACAGTATTACCTGCTGTGGAAGAGCCTGGGATGATCTCTGCTCTGAATGGTCTCCTGACCACCTGGAACTTACTCCCGCTCCTGAATTCAAAATTTGCGCTGTCCGATGACGAAAAACGGCTGCTCTGCTTGGGGTTTACTTTCCAGGGTTATGGTCACCCCTGTCAAAGCAGAACATTCGAGCTTGATACATTTTGGGCAGAATGGCGAGAGTACCTGCCAGAGATTAATTATCTCGCTCAAATCACTCAGCAGACAGTCGGAAAGAACTCTGCTTTAGCCAGGAAGACTGCCTACAAAATTCCTGAACGCCGCCTGAAACTGCCTCTCCATCAGTTACTTTCATTGGGTACGATCGCCGCCCAACTTACCGATCCTGCTGATATTGTGACCAAACCAGCGGGCGACCGCCTGCGGGAACATCTGAAAGCGCTGGGGATCGATCGCACCCTGACCTACCATCGCCTCCGCAACTGCACCGGACTGCTCACTAACAGTATCCACAACGCAGTACTACACTTTACTGAAAAACTGGACTGGCAGCCGCTGCTGTTCTTTGCCCAGGGTGTCGTTTACCTTGTGCCATCGGATAGCGAATTACCCGATCGTTCCAAAGTCCAGGCGTTTTTATGGGAGCAGATCAGCGGCAGTCTAGCGACCAGAATGCTCAACGGGAAAATCGGATGCAAGCGAGCTGGGCAAGGTTTGAAAGTAGCTCCTCAAGCCCTGGAACTCATTCCACCCGCCCAATTGATCCAGAACTTACCCGGTGTTGTTGCAGTAACCGTCAAAAATGAAACCGATCCGGCGACGCTTAAGCGATTAGCAAGGCTCGACCTCCGTCCAACAGAGAGGGAGTTTCTGGCTCGTGGAGCTGATTTGAGGAGCGATCTCATTGCAGAATTTGTGATCTTTCTACAGAAGGAGTTTTTTGGGAACAACCCAGAATTTATCACCCAGGTTCTCGACCAACTGGCCATTCGGTTGGCGATCACTCCGGAGCAGACTCAAGTTCGTACGGGAGGATTCTATTGGGGCTGGTACCATGCCGCCGCTTACTACGTCGCCAGCAACCCTCACTTAGAGTCGGAAGACGTAACAGCAAAACTTCAGGATCTCGCTAACCAGTTAGTAACCTGGGCTGAGGAGAAAAAACTTCTTCCAGTCCGATCCAGTTCAACTCGTGAGGGTTTCGATCGCTACCTAACCCAACACTTGGAGTTGCCAGGTTGGGACAATCCGGAACCATCATTCCAGCAAGAACTGGCAACCTATATCGCAGCAAAAACGAAAGCTGCTAAACAACCGATCTGTTCCCTCAGTTCTGGTGAATTTGCCTCAGAAGAACAGATGGACTCTGTTGTTCTGTTTAAGCCGCAGCAGTACAGCAACAAAAATCCGTTAGGAGGGCGGCAATTAAAACGGGGAATCTCCAAAATCTGGTCATTGGAGATGCTCCTGCGACAGGCATTCTGGCCAATTCCCGCAGGCAAACTAGAAGAGCGACAACCTATATTTTTGTACCTTTTCCCTGCCTTCGTACACGCTCCTCAGGTTACAAAAGCCATTCGCCTTCTGGTCAATCAACTCAAGCGGGTCAATTTGTGGGAGATTCGCCGATTTTGGCAGGAACAGGGAATGGACTCTAATGCTTTGCGCTTCTACCCCTGGCTGAGAGACAATCCCAATCCTGACGAGAACGATAAACGCGATCTCCCTTTCATAGCAGTTACCTACACCACTACAAATGGTAAAACAACGACGGATGCCTGGGTTGAGCCTGCCTTTCTAGCGATCGCCCTCCCACTTCTGTTAGGCATGAAAGTAGTCGCTACTGCCAGTCCCGTACCGCTTTACAACAGTAGTAGCGAGTTCTCAGCAAAAGCGCAGGTGGATGGCCCTCCAAGCTTTTGGCACCTGTTGGGTTTACCAACCAGCATGCATTTGGAAGAGGAGATCCAGGGGCAGGGCAAACACTTGAGTGATTGGCTAGATCGCTTACTGATTGCTTACAGCATTCACCTCGACTGTCAGGCGAAACCCCCTAAGACTCACTGGCAAGCCTTTCCAGGCACCGTACAAGCAATCTCAACCAATATCACAGCTATTTTTAGCCTCGCTCACTCTCATTTTCAAAGTCTCTTTGATGAAAAAGTTCAACAATATTGGCAATTTGCCCAAATTTGGGCGACAGGAGATCTGGAGATGGAACAGCAACTTGAACTAACTCAACGACTGGTTCAGGAATATCGCACGTTTTATCGAGTTCACGTAGCGAAATCAACTCATGCTATCGTCCTACCCCTCTCAAAGGTTTTGGAAGACATTCTTTCAACCCCCAGTGATTTACCATTTGAAGATATGCTCCTACAGATATCTGGTCGCTTACATGACGCTTTAAGACGACAGGAACCCTATGAACGTCCTTTAATCATGGATCAATCCTTGTCGTTTGAAATTCGCGTCAACAATGAAATACAAGCGGTTCATCAGTTCGTAAAGACCTGTATCAAGGATTTGTTCCTGGGGCAGTACAAGGGCGATCGTGCCCTCCTGCAAGAACATCGCAACCGGATTAAGTCAGGGGCTGAGTTTGCCTACCGCTTACAAGCAATGCAAGAGCCGAAATCCAAAACGAAAAAGCAGGAAATTGAAGGAGCACAGCGATGA
- a CDS encoding SUMF1/EgtB/PvdO family nonheme iron enzyme gives MNLRVRRLLSTVANLTTLPLVLATASYGQICPPVSLRQAVEQLQNNQKRPDAQKSLTQCGEASVKPLTNALSEPNVTIRLYAAQTLGQIGWEAKSTVPALASASQEDSDLQVRSKAVQALNAIAQSSQTQSDQWQGWQVREIQDLKDLKQQLDTVLFTLEKDKQAWATKAKDLETLRLIRNRLQTQLNSLTDQPIYQATSWAQSNPWIAGAGLLGLVLVSTYGGIFLLRPIWLLKLGDGQVKAIASIPRVGTVLSGLLQGLSPLKYHPRVLDAWVAQQLKTATANFTSRQTVSDRSIHVPLPVKSDGASEMEFGPQTLQPYFQRSRFCLLIMGEGGAGKTSLACQIVRWGLEKKLTKYAILPILIEEELGESDNLLDVVQGYLQVLVASEELIDKPLVEALLRKRRLVVIVDHLSEMAETTRNKIRPANREFPINALLVTSRLLEPLGDAPKVVLEPLRVEGNRLSEFINAYLTARGKRHLFEDEDYFEVCRRLSRMVGQRNITVLLARLYVDQTIEQQEGAGGTLPDSVPELMLSYLNQLNRAIEPANQLDQLQVQQDAQAIAWECLKQTYRPTAAKKADAIARLVAQGTEVEEAKKRLHYLEKRLRLLQTLEPGDKLRIILDPLAEYLAANWLVESYCQQDDLETVWRRFFAAIDPVLDRANETPEAIQGFLMAVRDCCLLRQQEGKIPDWVPEDLARKAGLDPEELRQAQEKRRIRLLISELSAPELEYRIRAAEDLSKRGGIAKLATPNLIGMLENRNQTLEARQAAAQALGRLKMGQACLLKLLADPAEESKLRRSIAESLGRMKAGRAELLQILEDDDQPLPVRQGAARALSLIGAINGEPVPMLVVELQAGEVLTQVKAIPVWREPLTEDLFLDLVAIPGGAFLMGSPPDEEGRDSYKSNYPELEGVDVEKQHRVTIQPFAMSQYPITQAQWRFVAGLPKVDQALEPDPANFKGDDRPIEVVSWYEAIEFCARLSRYTGKTYRLPSEAEWEYACRAGTTFPFHLGETLSTDLANYDGNYTYSDGNIGEYRQKTTDAGSFGIVNAFGLADMHGNVYEWCADYWHPSYVGVPTDGTAWIADGDDRYRVLRGGSWNLAPGYCRSAFRHRNTPAYCIGYIGFRVVSVLA, from the coding sequence ATGAACCTACGGGTTCGACGCTTGCTGTCAACTGTGGCAAACCTAACAACCCTGCCATTGGTACTGGCAACTGCGAGTTACGGCCAGATTTGTCCTCCAGTTTCTCTTAGACAGGCAGTTGAGCAGCTTCAGAATAACCAGAAGCGTCCAGATGCTCAGAAGTCTCTCACTCAATGTGGGGAAGCATCTGTCAAGCCTCTGACAAATGCCTTGAGCGAACCGAATGTAACAATTCGTCTCTATGCTGCGCAAACGCTGGGACAGATCGGTTGGGAAGCGAAGTCAACGGTTCCAGCTCTAGCGTCAGCTAGCCAGGAGGATAGTGACCTCCAAGTACGCAGCAAAGCAGTTCAAGCATTAAATGCGATCGCCCAATCCAGTCAAACCCAATCCGACCAATGGCAAGGCTGGCAGGTCAGGGAAATTCAAGACCTCAAAGACCTGAAGCAACAACTGGACACCGTATTGTTCACTTTAGAGAAGGACAAGCAGGCGTGGGCAACCAAAGCAAAGGATTTAGAAACCCTGCGCCTGATCCGTAATCGCCTGCAAACTCAGCTAAATTCATTGACGGATCAGCCAATCTACCAGGCTACGTCCTGGGCGCAAAGCAACCCCTGGATAGCTGGGGCAGGGTTGTTGGGATTAGTTCTGGTGAGTACCTACGGTGGCATTTTCTTGCTGCGACCGATCTGGTTACTGAAATTAGGGGATGGGCAGGTCAAAGCGATCGCCAGCATTCCTAGAGTTGGAACAGTGCTGAGTGGATTGTTGCAGGGACTATCCCCACTCAAGTATCATCCCCGTGTCTTGGATGCTTGGGTTGCCCAGCAACTGAAAACGGCAACTGCTAATTTCACCAGTCGGCAAACAGTAAGCGATCGCTCCATCCACGTGCCATTGCCTGTCAAATCCGATGGTGCTTCTGAAATGGAGTTTGGTCCACAGACGCTCCAGCCTTACTTTCAACGATCGCGCTTCTGCTTGCTGATTATGGGAGAAGGGGGAGCTGGAAAAACCAGCCTTGCCTGTCAGATTGTTCGCTGGGGATTGGAGAAAAAGCTGACAAAGTATGCCATTCTGCCGATTCTAATCGAGGAGGAGTTAGGGGAATCGGACAATCTACTGGACGTTGTTCAAGGCTACCTCCAGGTACTTGTGGCGAGTGAAGAGCTGATCGATAAACCTTTGGTCGAAGCCCTGCTGCGGAAGCGGCGGTTGGTTGTAATCGTAGATCACCTGTCGGAAATGGCGGAAACGACACGTAACAAAATTCGCCCAGCCAATCGTGAGTTTCCGATTAATGCCCTGCTTGTTACATCCCGGTTGCTAGAACCCCTGGGTGATGCGCCCAAAGTAGTGTTGGAACCCCTGCGAGTGGAAGGAAATCGTCTGTCTGAGTTTATTAATGCCTATCTAACTGCTAGAGGAAAACGGCATTTGTTTGAGGATGAGGACTACTTTGAAGTCTGTCGTCGGTTGTCTCGTATGGTGGGACAACGGAACATCACGGTATTGCTGGCGCGACTCTATGTTGACCAGACGATCGAACAACAGGAAGGAGCAGGCGGAACATTGCCTGACTCGGTTCCAGAACTAATGCTGAGCTATTTGAATCAGCTCAATCGCGCGATCGAGCCCGCCAATCAACTTGACCAGCTTCAGGTGCAGCAGGATGCTCAGGCGATCGCCTGGGAATGCCTGAAACAAACCTATCGTCCTACCGCAGCAAAAAAAGCAGATGCGATCGCCCGTTTAGTTGCTCAAGGAACGGAAGTCGAGGAAGCCAAAAAGCGGCTGCACTACCTGGAAAAGCGGCTGCGACTGCTGCAAACTCTGGAACCAGGAGACAAACTACGCATCATCCTTGACCCGTTGGCAGAATATCTGGCAGCGAACTGGTTGGTGGAATCTTACTGCCAGCAAGATGATCTGGAGACAGTTTGGCGGAGATTCTTTGCGGCAATTGACCCGGTATTAGACCGTGCTAACGAAACACCGGAAGCTATTCAAGGTTTTTTGATGGCGGTGCGGGATTGTTGCCTGCTGAGACAACAGGAAGGAAAGATACCCGATTGGGTTCCAGAAGACCTTGCCCGTAAAGCCGGATTAGACCCAGAGGAACTACGACAGGCACAGGAAAAACGCCGCATTCGCCTGCTGATCTCAGAACTTTCGGCACCGGAGTTGGAATACCGGATTCGGGCTGCTGAAGATCTGAGCAAACGGGGTGGGATCGCAAAGCTGGCGACTCCTAACCTGATCGGGATGCTGGAGAACCGCAATCAAACGCTAGAAGCTCGACAGGCGGCGGCTCAGGCATTGGGGAGACTGAAAATGGGACAGGCGTGCCTGCTCAAGCTGCTGGCTGACCCTGCGGAGGAATCCAAATTGCGGCGTAGTATCGCTGAGTCCTTGGGCAGGATGAAAGCAGGACGGGCAGAATTGTTGCAAATCCTGGAAGACGATGATCAACCCTTACCTGTTCGTCAGGGGGCTGCTCGTGCCCTCAGCCTGATTGGTGCCATCAATGGGGAGCCAGTGCCGATGCTGGTCGTGGAACTGCAAGCGGGAGAAGTGCTGACCCAGGTGAAAGCCATCCCCGTCTGGAGAGAACCATTGACCGAGGATCTGTTCCTGGATCTGGTGGCAATTCCAGGGGGAGCGTTCCTCATGGGGTCGCCTCCAGATGAGGAAGGACGAGACTCGTACAAATCCAACTATCCAGAACTGGAAGGGGTGGATGTGGAGAAACAGCACCGGGTCACCATTCAACCCTTTGCCATGAGCCAGTACCCTATCACTCAAGCACAGTGGCGATTTGTTGCAGGCTTACCGAAGGTAGACCAAGCTTTGGAACCCGATCCGGCGAACTTCAAAGGCGACGATCGCCCCATCGAAGTGGTGTCCTGGTATGAGGCAATCGAGTTTTGTGCCCGCTTGTCTCGGTACACGGGCAAAACCTACCGCCTGCCCAGCGAAGCTGAGTGGGAGTACGCTTGCCGTGCCGGAACAACATTCCCCTTTCATTTGGGTGAAACCCTTTCAACAGATCTTGCCAACTATGACGGCAACTACACCTATAGCGACGGAAATATAGGGGAGTATCGCCAGAAAACGACTGATGCAGGCAGTTTTGGGATAGTGAATGCCTTTGGATTAGCCGACATGCATGGAAATGTTTATGAGTGGTGTGCTGACTACTGGCATCCATCCTATGTAGGAGTACCCACTGATGGAACTGCCTGGATAGCAGACGGTGACGATCGTTATCGAGTGCTGCGCGGCGGCTCCTGGAACCTCGCTCCGGGGTATTGCCGTTCTGCGTTTCGCCACAGAAATACTCCTGCCTACTGCATCGGCTATATCGGTTTTCGGGTTGTGTCTGTTCTCGCGTGA